A single genomic interval of Tsukamurella paurometabola harbors:
- a CDS encoding carbon starvation CstA family protein, with amino-acid sequence MSAPTAPSTTETDGDITYVRTDPDLPPVAIIDRSPITTKHKVIFGVIAIVGAVAWAMIALARGESVNAVWFVLAAICTYVIGYRFYARLIELKVVRPRDDHATPAEVLENGTDYLPTDRRVLFGHHFAAIAGAGPLVGPVLAAQMGYLPGTIWIIVGALVAGCVQDYLVLWVATRRRGRSLGQMIRDELGPVGGAAAIIGIAAIMTILIAVLALVVVQALGHSPWGVFSIAATIPIALFMGVYLRFLRPGRVSEVSLIGCVLLLAAVIGGRYVGESSWGKDLFTLTPVQLSWAIIIYGFAASVLPVWLLLAPRDYLSTFMKVGTIVLLAVGILIARPLMEAPAVSDFATRGDGPVFAGSLFPFLFITIACGALSGFHSLVSSGTTPKLLEKEGQMRLIGYGGMLTESFVAIMALITASIINQHFYFAMNAPVAKTGGTAETAATYVNSLGLGGAPVTGQELSQAAKDIGEESIVSRTGGAPTLAFGMSEVLHQVFGGSGMKSFWYHFAIMFEALFILTTVDAGTRVARFLVSDALSNLGGPFRRLKDPSWRVGAWAASLLVVAAWGSILLMGVTDPLGGINTLFPLFGIANQLLAAMALTVVVVVVVKKGYYKWVWIPAIPLVWDLIVTMTASWQKIFSSDPAVGYWKQHSNFKAAAEAGKSSFGSAKTPEAIDAVVRNTFIQGTLSIVFAIMVLIVVVMGAWTIYRTVSGNGRPLTEEEPVPSRLFAPSGLIPTATERKVQEQWDALGTTRSSGH; translated from the coding sequence GTGTCAGCTCCCACCGCTCCGTCGACCACGGAGACCGACGGCGACATCACGTACGTCCGGACCGACCCGGACCTGCCGCCCGTCGCGATCATCGACCGCAGCCCGATCACCACCAAGCACAAGGTGATCTTCGGCGTCATCGCGATCGTCGGCGCCGTCGCCTGGGCGATGATCGCCCTCGCCCGTGGCGAATCCGTCAACGCGGTCTGGTTCGTCCTCGCCGCGATCTGCACCTACGTCATCGGCTACCGGTTCTACGCCCGCCTCATCGAGCTCAAGGTGGTGCGCCCGCGCGACGACCACGCGACGCCGGCGGAGGTCCTGGAGAACGGCACCGACTACCTCCCGACCGACCGGCGCGTGCTGTTCGGCCACCACTTCGCCGCGATCGCCGGAGCCGGACCGCTCGTCGGGCCCGTGCTCGCCGCGCAGATGGGCTACCTGCCCGGCACGATCTGGATCATCGTCGGCGCGCTGGTCGCCGGTTGCGTGCAGGACTACCTGGTACTGTGGGTCGCCACCCGGCGCCGCGGCCGGTCGCTGGGCCAGATGATCCGCGACGAGCTCGGCCCCGTCGGCGGCGCCGCCGCGATCATCGGCATCGCTGCGATCATGACGATCCTCATCGCCGTGCTCGCCCTCGTGGTGGTGCAGGCCCTCGGTCACAGCCCGTGGGGCGTCTTCTCCATCGCCGCGACCATCCCCATCGCGCTCTTCATGGGCGTCTACCTCCGTTTCCTGCGCCCCGGCCGGGTCTCCGAGGTCTCCCTGATCGGCTGCGTGCTGCTCCTCGCCGCCGTCATCGGCGGGCGCTACGTGGGCGAGAGCAGCTGGGGCAAGGACCTGTTCACCCTCACCCCGGTCCAGTTGAGCTGGGCGATCATCATCTACGGCTTCGCCGCCTCCGTGCTCCCCGTGTGGCTGCTGCTGGCGCCCCGCGACTACCTCTCGACGTTCATGAAGGTCGGCACCATCGTGCTGCTCGCCGTGGGCATCCTGATCGCGCGTCCGCTCATGGAGGCACCGGCCGTCTCCGACTTCGCGACGCGCGGAGACGGCCCCGTCTTCGCGGGCTCGCTGTTCCCGTTCCTGTTCATCACGATCGCCTGCGGCGCCCTCTCCGGCTTCCACTCCCTGGTCAGCTCCGGCACCACGCCGAAGCTGCTGGAGAAGGAGGGGCAGATGCGGCTGATCGGCTACGGCGGCATGCTCACCGAATCCTTCGTCGCGATCATGGCGCTCATCACCGCGTCGATCATCAATCAGCACTTCTACTTCGCCATGAACGCCCCCGTCGCGAAGACGGGCGGCACGGCGGAGACCGCCGCCACCTACGTCAACTCCCTGGGCCTCGGCGGCGCCCCGGTCACCGGCCAGGAGCTCTCGCAGGCGGCCAAGGACATCGGCGAGGAGTCCATCGTCTCCCGCACCGGCGGAGCGCCGACGCTGGCCTTCGGCATGTCCGAGGTACTGCACCAGGTGTTCGGCGGCTCGGGGATGAAGTCCTTCTGGTACCACTTCGCGATCATGTTCGAGGCGCTGTTCATCCTCACCACCGTCGACGCCGGCACCCGGGTCGCCCGGTTCCTGGTCTCCGACGCGCTGAGCAACCTCGGCGGACCGTTCCGGCGGCTCAAGGACCCGAGTTGGCGAGTCGGCGCGTGGGCCGCGTCGCTACTGGTCGTCGCCGCGTGGGGCAGCATCCTGCTCATGGGTGTGACCGACCCGTTGGGCGGCATCAACACGCTCTTCCCGCTGTTCGGCATCGCCAACCAGTTGCTCGCCGCCATGGCGCTCACCGTGGTCGTCGTCGTGGTGGTCAAGAAGGGCTACTACAAGTGGGTCTGGATACCCGCGATCCCTCTCGTCTGGGACCTCATCGTGACCATGACGGCGTCCTGGCAGAAGATTTTCAGCTCCGACCCGGCGGTCGGCTACTGGAAACAGCACAGCAACTTCAAGGCCGCCGCCGAGGCCGGGAAGTCGTCGTTCGGCTCCGCCAAGACGCCGGAGGCCATCGACGCGGTGGTACGCAACACCTTCATCCAGGGCACGCTGTCGATCGTCTTCGCGATCATGGTGCTCATCGTCGTGGTGATGGGCGCGTGGACCATCTACCGCACGGTCTCCGGCAACGGTCGCCCGCTCACCGAGGAGGAACCGGTGCCGAGCAGGCTGTTCGCGCCGAGCGGCCTCATCCCCACCGCGACGGAGAGGAAGGTGCAGGAGCAATGGGACGCCCTGGGCACGACCCGATCATCCGGGCACTGA
- the ychF gene encoding redox-regulated ATPase YchF has translation MSLTLGIVGLPNVGKSTLFNALTNSEVEAANYPFATIEPNVGVVNLPDPRLNRLAEIFGSERILPATVSFVDIAGIVKGASEGEGMGNQFLSNIREADAICQVVRVFSDEDVVHVAGKVDPLADIETIATELILADLQTIEKALPRLEKDARKNKELVETLEATKAAQLVLEDGRTLFAAGFDTTPIRELHLMTAKPFLYVFNADEGVLTDAARRAELAAAVAPADSVFLDAKIESELLELDPEDQAEMLESIGQDEPGLDSLARAGFHTLGLQTYLTAGPKESRAWTIRKGDTAPKAAGVIHTDFEKGFIKAEIVSFADLDEHGTMAAAKAAGKVRMEGKDYVMSDGDVVEFRFNV, from the coding sequence GTGAGCCTTACCCTCGGAATCGTCGGACTGCCCAACGTCGGCAAGTCCACCCTGTTCAACGCCCTCACCAACAGCGAGGTGGAGGCGGCGAACTACCCGTTCGCCACCATCGAGCCGAACGTCGGCGTGGTGAACCTGCCGGATCCGCGCCTGAACCGGCTGGCCGAGATCTTCGGCTCGGAGCGGATCCTGCCCGCCACCGTGTCCTTCGTCGACATCGCCGGCATCGTCAAGGGCGCGTCCGAGGGCGAGGGCATGGGCAACCAGTTCCTCTCCAACATCCGCGAGGCCGACGCGATCTGCCAGGTGGTGCGCGTCTTCTCCGACGAGGACGTGGTGCACGTGGCGGGCAAGGTGGACCCGCTCGCCGACATCGAGACCATCGCCACCGAGCTGATCCTCGCCGACCTGCAGACCATCGAGAAGGCGCTGCCTCGGCTCGAGAAGGACGCGCGTAAGAACAAGGAGCTGGTCGAGACGCTCGAGGCGACGAAGGCCGCGCAGCTCGTGCTTGAGGACGGCAGGACGCTGTTCGCAGCGGGCTTCGACACCACGCCGATCCGCGAGCTGCACCTGATGACCGCGAAGCCCTTCCTGTACGTCTTCAACGCCGACGAGGGCGTGCTCACCGATGCAGCGCGCCGGGCGGAGCTGGCCGCCGCAGTCGCTCCCGCCGACTCGGTGTTCCTCGACGCCAAGATCGAGTCCGAGTTGCTGGAGCTCGATCCCGAGGACCAGGCCGAGATGCTCGAGTCCATCGGACAGGACGAGCCGGGGCTGGATTCCCTGGCGCGCGCCGGCTTCCACACCCTGGGCCTGCAGACCTACCTCACCGCGGGGCCCAAGGAGTCGCGCGCCTGGACGATCCGCAAGGGCGACACCGCCCCCAAGGCCGCCGGCGTGATCCACACCGACTTCGAGAAGGGCTTCATCAAGGCCGAGATCGTCTCGTTCGCCGACCTCGACGAGCACGGCACCATGGCCGCCGCGAAGGCCGCCGGCAAGGTCCGCATGGAGGGCAAGGACTACGTCATGTCCGACGGTGACGTCGTCGAGTTCCGCTTCAACGTCTAG
- a CDS encoding ABC transporter permease — MTATAAKPTRDSDSSGGFAVTAWIRGQMQQFLAFVSLIVIVAFFSFASPNFLTASNLTGILVASVTIGLLALGTTIVIITGGIDLSIGTAMILSGIMTGVFLVHWNLPLWVGVAGGVLFGAFVGLVNGLVVAYLGIPPFIATLAMMLVTIGASLVISGTEPIRFTSVEGFSAIANKSLVPGARIPFSVVLLAVMAVIAGFVLAKTKLGRYAYAIGSNEEATRLSGVDIKRWKVIVYTFSGVFVGLAGVLAAARLNSAQPTGGQGLELEAIAAVVIGGTSLAGGRGTITGTVIGILIMSVLTNGLRIMSIPQEWQSIAVGVVILVAVYIDIVRKRT, encoded by the coding sequence GTGACGGCCACCGCCGCGAAGCCCACGCGCGACAGCGACAGCAGCGGCGGATTCGCGGTGACCGCCTGGATCCGCGGGCAGATGCAGCAGTTCCTGGCGTTCGTCAGTCTCATCGTGATCGTGGCGTTCTTCTCGTTCGCGAGTCCGAACTTCCTGACGGCGAGCAACCTCACCGGCATCCTGGTCGCGTCGGTGACGATCGGCCTGCTCGCACTCGGCACCACGATCGTGATCATCACCGGCGGCATCGACCTGTCCATCGGCACGGCGATGATCCTGTCGGGCATCATGACCGGTGTCTTCCTGGTGCACTGGAACCTGCCCCTCTGGGTGGGCGTCGCCGGCGGAGTCCTGTTCGGAGCCTTCGTGGGCCTCGTCAACGGTCTCGTCGTCGCCTATCTGGGGATCCCGCCGTTCATCGCGACGCTGGCGATGATGCTGGTGACGATCGGTGCGTCGCTGGTCATCTCGGGCACCGAGCCGATCCGCTTCACCTCGGTCGAGGGATTCAGCGCCATCGCCAACAAATCCCTGGTCCCGGGTGCCCGGATCCCGTTCAGCGTGGTACTCCTCGCCGTGATGGCGGTGATCGCCGGTTTCGTGCTCGCGAAGACGAAGCTCGGCCGCTACGCCTATGCGATCGGCAGCAACGAGGAGGCGACCCGCCTCTCCGGTGTGGACATCAAGCGATGGAAGGTGATCGTCTACACCTTCTCCGGCGTCTTCGTCGGCCTCGCGGGGGTGCTCGCCGCCGCTCGCCTGAATTCGGCGCAGCCCACGGGCGGACAGGGGCTCGAGCTCGAGGCGATCGCCGCCGTCGTCATCGGCGGCACGTCGCTCGCCGGTGGCCGCGGCACCATCACCGGCACGGTCATCGGCATCCTCATCATGAGCGTGCTCACGAACGGCCTGCGGATCATGTCGATCCCGCAGGAGTGGCAGTCCATCGCGGTCGGTGTGGTCATCCTCGTCGCCGTCTACATCGACATCGTCCGCAAACGCACCTGA
- a CDS encoding AI-2E family transporter has translation MTNPPPGKKTRSEVYGEAGKWLATWSWRTVAVAAMLFVVTWLIGEFWSILLPVLLAILLCTVLWPPVRWLRSKGLPPALATAVVLLLSLGVLGGIIGAIAPSIGGQSKEIADRAVEGVGKVQKWAQGPPLNLQDEQISKFVTSITKKLQESAETIASGVFTGVSAAGSFVVAIVMVAMLTFFFLKDGDKFMPWLRRHSGTPVSEHFAELLSRIWATLGGFIRTQAVVSFIDALFIGIGLVVLQVPLAGALAVITFLGGFIPIVGAFVAGALAVIVALVTNGFGTALAVLVVVIAVQQLEGNVLSPILQSRSMQLHPAIVLLAIAFGGTQFGIIGAFLAVPVAAAIAVLFRYLGELVDEQTGETPPPEDEPKPSFWDRFRRKSTKPDSSPDSPPAEGTPAETA, from the coding sequence ATGACGAACCCGCCGCCGGGCAAGAAGACCCGCAGCGAGGTCTACGGCGAGGCCGGCAAGTGGCTCGCCACCTGGAGCTGGCGGACCGTTGCGGTCGCGGCGATGCTGTTCGTGGTCACCTGGCTGATCGGCGAGTTCTGGTCGATCCTGCTGCCCGTGCTGCTGGCCATCCTGCTGTGCACCGTGCTCTGGCCGCCCGTGCGCTGGCTGCGCTCGAAGGGACTGCCGCCCGCACTCGCGACCGCCGTCGTGCTGCTGCTCTCGCTGGGGGTCCTCGGCGGGATCATCGGGGCGATCGCGCCGTCGATCGGCGGCCAGTCCAAGGAGATCGCGGACCGCGCCGTCGAAGGCGTCGGCAAGGTGCAGAAGTGGGCGCAGGGCCCGCCGCTGAACCTGCAGGACGAGCAGATCAGCAAGTTCGTCACGTCGATCACCAAGAAGCTGCAGGAGAGCGCCGAGACGATCGCGTCGGGCGTGTTCACCGGCGTCAGCGCCGCCGGCTCGTTCGTCGTGGCGATCGTCATGGTCGCGATGCTGACCTTCTTCTTCCTCAAGGACGGCGACAAGTTCATGCCGTGGCTGCGGCGCCACTCGGGCACGCCGGTCTCGGAGCACTTCGCCGAGCTGCTCAGCCGGATCTGGGCCACGCTGGGCGGCTTCATCCGCACGCAGGCGGTGGTCAGCTTCATCGACGCGCTGTTCATCGGGATCGGCCTGGTGGTCCTGCAGGTGCCCCTCGCCGGCGCGTTGGCCGTGATCACCTTCCTCGGCGGCTTCATCCCCATCGTGGGTGCGTTCGTCGCCGGCGCGCTCGCGGTGATCGTCGCGCTCGTGACCAACGGCTTCGGCACGGCGCTGGCGGTGCTCGTCGTGGTCATCGCGGTGCAGCAGCTCGAGGGCAACGTGCTCTCCCCGATCCTGCAGTCCCGCTCGATGCAGCTGCACCCCGCGATCGTGCTGCTCGCCATCGCCTTCGGCGGCACCCAGTTCGGCATCATCGGCGCGTTCCTCGCCGTGCCCGTCGCGGCCGCCATCGCGGTCCTGTTCCGGTACCTGGGCGAGCTCGTCGACGAGCAGACCGGGGAGACGCCCCCGCCCGAGGACGAGCCGAAGCCGAGCTTCTGGGACAGGTTCCGGCGCAAGTCCACGAAGCCGGACTCCTCGCCGGACTCCCCGCCGGCGGAGGGCACCCCCGCCGAGACCGCCTGA
- a CDS encoding methylated-DNA--[protein]-cysteine S-methyltransferase: MTAQYATLDTPAGPFTAVIDADGAVLASGWTADPGALLPVIHAALRPTALAERRDLGAVTRAVADFHAGDVAAIDGIAVRQRSGAFVEHAWEVLRTVEPGKPVTYTEYADLSGRPDAVRAAAMACARNAAALFVPCHRVLRLDGSLGGFRWGLAVKEWLLAHEAHTIAS; the protein is encoded by the coding sequence GTGACCGCCCAGTACGCCACCCTCGACACGCCCGCCGGGCCGTTCACCGCCGTCATCGACGCCGACGGTGCCGTGCTCGCCTCCGGCTGGACCGCGGACCCCGGCGCCCTGCTGCCGGTCATCCACGCCGCCCTGCGCCCGACGGCCCTCGCGGAGCGCCGCGACCTCGGCGCCGTCACCCGCGCCGTCGCGGACTTCCACGCCGGCGACGTCGCCGCCATCGACGGCATCGCGGTGCGGCAGCGGTCCGGCGCGTTCGTCGAGCACGCCTGGGAGGTGCTGCGCACCGTCGAACCCGGAAAGCCGGTGACGTACACGGAGTACGCCGACCTGTCCGGGCGGCCCGACGCGGTCCGGGCCGCGGCGATGGCGTGCGCCCGCAACGCCGCGGCGCTGTTCGTCCCGTGCCACCGCGTGCTGCGGCTCGACGGCTCGCTCGGCGGCTTCCGGTGGGGACTCGCCGTGAAGGAGTGGCTGTTGGCGCACGAGGCACATACGATCGCGTCGTGA
- a CDS encoding AlkA N-terminal domain-containing protein, translating into MTTSSPHLDFDRCYRAIAGRDPRFDGQFYTAVATTGIYCRPSCPATTPRAENVSFHLTAAAAQAAGYRACRRCLPDAVPGSPRWNLESDLAARAMRLIADGVVDRSGVTGLAERLGYSPRQLTRVLTAELGAGPLALARAHRATTARLLITATSLPFSDIAFAAGFTSIRQFNDTIREVFARTPSDLRAQRGPDRAAPSTGELSLRLALRGPYATGWVRWFLSAHAVAGLEHADGDRFTRVLSLPGGNGIATVDLGSAADGYVRATLSLASMSDLSTAVARLRHLLDLDADPAAVDEAVAADPQLAPLVAATPGIRLFGCVDPGELLLRTMIGQQISIAAAATHQARLVDALGAEVDDPSGRVRRAFPTPAAIAERGAEVLTGPRNRTAAILGVATDLAEGRLALHAGMTREEARTELLRLRGVGPWTADYVTMRLLADPDTLLASDLVVAKGAERLGLDIATNRWSPWGSYVSLHLWNHSLTTDRRIAS; encoded by the coding sequence GTGACCACCAGTTCACCCCACCTCGACTTCGACCGGTGCTACCGGGCGATCGCCGGCCGCGATCCCCGGTTCGACGGCCAGTTCTACACGGCCGTCGCCACCACCGGCATCTACTGCCGCCCGTCGTGCCCGGCGACCACGCCCAGGGCGGAGAACGTGAGCTTCCACCTCACGGCGGCCGCGGCGCAGGCGGCCGGCTACCGGGCGTGCCGACGCTGCCTACCGGACGCGGTACCGGGCTCGCCCCGGTGGAACCTGGAGTCCGACCTCGCCGCGCGGGCCATGCGCCTCATCGCCGACGGAGTCGTCGACCGGTCCGGCGTGACGGGTCTGGCCGAGCGGTTGGGCTACAGCCCGCGCCAGCTCACCCGGGTACTCACCGCGGAACTCGGCGCCGGCCCCCTGGCACTGGCCCGCGCCCACCGCGCGACCACGGCCCGGCTCCTCATCACCGCGACGTCGCTGCCGTTCTCCGACATCGCCTTCGCCGCCGGCTTCACCTCCATCCGGCAGTTCAACGACACGATCCGGGAGGTCTTCGCGCGCACCCCGTCGGACCTGCGGGCCCAGCGCGGACCGGATCGCGCCGCGCCGTCGACCGGGGAGCTCAGCCTGCGGCTCGCCCTCCGGGGCCCGTACGCGACCGGCTGGGTGCGCTGGTTCCTCTCGGCCCACGCCGTGGCCGGCCTCGAGCACGCCGACGGAGATCGCTTCACCCGGGTCCTGAGCCTGCCGGGCGGGAACGGGATCGCCACCGTCGACCTCGGTTCCGCGGCGGACGGGTACGTGCGTGCCACCCTGTCGCTCGCCTCCATGAGCGACCTGTCCACCGCGGTGGCCCGACTGCGCCACCTGCTCGACCTCGACGCCGATCCCGCCGCCGTCGACGAGGCGGTCGCCGCGGACCCGCAGCTCGCCCCGCTGGTGGCGGCCACGCCGGGGATCCGGCTGTTCGGCTGCGTCGACCCCGGGGAGCTGCTGCTGCGCACCATGATCGGGCAACAGATCTCCATCGCCGCGGCGGCCACCCACCAGGCCCGCCTCGTCGACGCGCTCGGAGCGGAGGTCGACGACCCGTCGGGACGCGTGCGCCGCGCCTTCCCCACCCCCGCGGCCATCGCCGAGCGCGGTGCGGAGGTGCTCACCGGACCGCGGAACCGGACCGCCGCGATCCTCGGCGTCGCGACCGATCTCGCCGAGGGGCGGCTCGCGCTGCACGCGGGCATGACCCGGGAGGAGGCCCGCACGGAACTCCTGCGGCTGCGCGGTGTCGGGCCGTGGACCGCCGACTACGTGACGATGCGGCTCCTCGCGGACCCCGACACCCTCCTCGCGTCCGACCTCGTCGTCGCGAAGGGCGCGGAGCGGCTCGGCCTCGACATCGCGACGAACCGGTGGAGCCCGTGGGGCAGCTACGTCTCCCTGCACCTGTGGAACCACTCACTCACCACGGACCGGAGGATCGCCTCGTGA
- a CDS encoding ABC transporter substrate-binding protein yields the protein MFTKASAPLRRIFRAATVTVAAVMMVTTATACSSGGSSGGDGQIAIISKGYQHQFWKAVNKGAEESAKELGRTITFEGPDNETQVEKQVQLLQTAIDRNPAAIAIAALDSAAVAPILQQAKDKGIPVVAFDSGVDSDIPVTTASTDNKAAAAEAAKRMVELIGGKGEIGVVAHDQTSRTGVDRRDGFTEWIKANAPGVKIVDVQYGGDPAKAADLAATMMQAYPNLAGLYGTNEGAATGIVNAAQRANKPSIKIIGFDSGAAQIDAIRSGLMAGAITQNPVGIGRETVSAAVKAIKGESLPKTIDTGFYWYDKTNIDDPKIAGSLYR from the coding sequence GTGTTCACCAAGGCCTCCGCGCCGCTTCGGCGCATCTTCCGGGCGGCGACGGTCACCGTCGCCGCGGTCATGATGGTCACCACCGCGACCGCCTGTTCGAGCGGCGGCTCGTCGGGTGGCGACGGGCAGATCGCCATCATCTCCAAGGGGTACCAGCACCAGTTCTGGAAGGCCGTGAACAAGGGCGCCGAGGAGTCCGCGAAGGAACTCGGCCGGACGATCACCTTCGAGGGGCCGGACAACGAGACGCAGGTGGAGAAGCAGGTGCAGCTCCTGCAGACAGCGATCGACCGCAATCCGGCGGCGATCGCCATCGCGGCGCTCGATTCGGCGGCCGTGGCCCCGATCCTGCAGCAGGCCAAGGACAAGGGCATCCCCGTCGTCGCCTTCGACTCCGGCGTCGACAGCGACATCCCCGTCACGACCGCGTCCACCGACAACAAGGCGGCGGCCGCGGAGGCCGCGAAGCGGATGGTCGAGCTGATCGGTGGGAAGGGCGAGATCGGCGTCGTGGCGCACGACCAGACGTCGCGAACCGGCGTGGACCGGCGTGACGGCTTCACCGAATGGATCAAGGCGAACGCGCCGGGCGTGAAGATCGTCGACGTGCAGTACGGCGGCGATCCGGCGAAGGCGGCCGACCTGGCGGCCACGATGATGCAGGCGTACCCCAACCTCGCGGGTCTCTACGGCACCAACGAGGGTGCCGCCACCGGGATCGTCAACGCGGCGCAGCGCGCGAACAAGCCGTCGATCAAGATCATCGGCTTCGACTCCGGCGCCGCGCAGATCGACGCGATCCGTTCCGGGTTGATGGCGGGCGCCATCACCCAGAACCCGGTGGGCATCGGCCGCGAGACGGTGTCCGCCGCCGTGAAGGCGATCAAGGGGGAGAGCCTGCCGAAGACCATCGACACCGGCTTCTACTGGTACGACAAGACCAACATCGACGATCCCAAGATCGCGGGCAGCCTCTACCGCTGA
- a CDS encoding YbdD/YjiX family protein has protein sequence MGRPGHDPIIRALKAVRWYVGSVMGDNHYQRYVEHRRATHPGEPVMTEREYWKARHDGATVTARCC, from the coding sequence ATGGGACGCCCTGGGCACGACCCGATCATCCGGGCACTGAAGGCGGTCCGCTGGTACGTGGGCTCCGTGATGGGCGACAACCACTACCAGCGGTACGTCGAACACCGTCGTGCGACGCATCCGGGCGAGCCCGTCATGACCGAACGCGAGTACTGGAAGGCGCGCCACGACGGGGCGACGGTGACGGCTCGCTGCTGCTGA
- a CDS encoding sugar ABC transporter ATP-binding protein, translating to MDATSRDAGAPSADRLPLIRMSGVTKRFPGVVALDRVDLEVNPGERVALVGENGAGKSTLMKLLSGVETPDEGSIEIDGAPVELTSPAQAQSLGVSIIHQELGLVPDLTVAQNITLGRERTRFGVVDRRGAIRDTTALLERLGMVIDPNARVRDLTVGKQQMVEIARALSENARLLILDEPTAALNDAEVQTLFELIGRFVTDETGVVYISHRMDELPRISDRIVVLRDGTYVGQRPTATTPMREIIEMMVGREVADEQGPTVPETPGDVVLKVDGLSSRHPLYDISFELHRGEILGFAGLMGAGRTELARAIVGADPITAGRIEVNGVERTIDSPATAAALGIGYLSEDRKRFGAVVDQTVRDNIALSSLDAHSRLGVIHDRELSALATDMVARLRIKTPSIGQAVRNLSGGNQQKVIIGKWLARDCDILIVDEPTRGIDVGAKDEIYRLLEQLAESGKAIMVISSDLPEVLRLSHRIAVMGEGRLAAVLDRDDANQETIMENATRFHETAVTS from the coding sequence GTGGACGCGACATCGCGGGACGCGGGTGCCCCGTCGGCGGACCGCCTGCCGTTGATCCGCATGAGTGGCGTCACCAAGCGCTTCCCCGGCGTCGTGGCGCTGGATCGCGTCGACCTGGAGGTGAACCCCGGGGAGCGGGTCGCGCTCGTGGGGGAGAACGGCGCCGGCAAGTCCACCCTCATGAAGTTGCTCAGCGGCGTGGAGACGCCGGACGAGGGTTCCATCGAGATCGACGGTGCCCCGGTGGAACTGACCTCGCCCGCGCAGGCGCAGTCCCTCGGCGTGAGCATCATCCACCAGGAACTGGGCCTGGTTCCGGATCTCACCGTGGCCCAGAACATCACCCTCGGGCGCGAGCGAACCCGCTTCGGGGTGGTCGACCGTCGTGGCGCGATCCGCGACACGACCGCGCTGCTCGAGCGGCTCGGGATGGTGATCGATCCCAACGCCCGGGTCCGGGACCTGACCGTGGGGAAGCAGCAGATGGTCGAGATCGCGCGCGCCCTGTCCGAGAACGCCCGCCTCCTCATCCTCGACGAGCCCACCGCCGCGCTCAACGACGCGGAGGTCCAGACGCTGTTCGAGTTGATCGGACGTTTCGTCACCGACGAGACGGGCGTCGTCTACATCTCCCATCGCATGGATGAACTGCCCCGCATCTCCGACCGCATCGTGGTCCTGCGGGACGGAACCTATGTGGGGCAACGTCCCACCGCGACGACGCCGATGCGCGAGATCATCGAGATGATGGTCGGGCGCGAGGTCGCGGACGAGCAGGGGCCGACGGTGCCGGAGACGCCCGGTGACGTCGTCCTCAAGGTCGACGGCCTGAGCAGTAGGCACCCCCTGTACGACATCTCGTTCGAGCTGCACCGCGGCGAGATCCTCGGTTTCGCCGGGCTCATGGGTGCGGGACGCACCGAGCTGGCGCGCGCGATCGTCGGCGCCGACCCGATCACCGCCGGCCGGATCGAGGTGAACGGGGTGGAGCGCACGATCGACTCCCCGGCGACCGCGGCGGCCCTCGGCATCGGCTACCTGTCGGAGGACCGCAAGCGATTCGGGGCCGTCGTCGATCAGACGGTCCGCGACAACATCGCGCTGTCGTCGCTCGACGCGCACTCGCGGCTCGGCGTGATCCACGACCGGGAGCTCAGCGCGCTCGCCACCGACATGGTGGCGAGGCTCCGGATCAAGACCCCGTCGATCGGGCAGGCCGTGCGCAACCTCTCGGGCGGCAACCAGCAGAAGGTGATCATCGGCAAATGGCTGGCCCGTGACTGCGACATCCTCATCGTCGATGAGCCAACCCGCGGCATCGACGTCGGCGCCAAGGACGAGATCTACCGGCTCCTCGAACAATTGGCGGAATCGGGCAAGGCGATCATGGTGATCTCCAGTGACCTCCCCGAAGTCCTGCGACTGTCCCACCGCATCGCGGTGATGGGGGAGGGTCGGCTCGCCGCCGTTCTCGACCGTGACGATGCAAACCAGGAGACGATCATGGAGAACGCGACCCGGTTCCACGAGACGGCGGTGACGTCGTGA